In Candidatus Glassbacteria bacterium, one DNA window encodes the following:
- a CDS encoding Rieske 2Fe-2S domain-containing protein, protein MAGGNDTGRRNFLNWLLGGGAVTFLVAVTYPVFKFLTPPPTQDISVEAVSAGTVDDFGNNSSKIIKFGSRPALVVRDQKGEFKAYIAICTHLDCTVQYLPDDSTIWCACHNGKYNLNGMNISGPPPSPLTALQVNVQDGEVFISEEA, encoded by the coding sequence ATGGCCGGAGGCAACGATACCGGACGGAGAAATTTTCTGAACTGGCTGCTGGGCGGCGGCGCCGTCACGTTTCTGGTGGCGGTCACCTACCCTGTTTTCAAGTTTCTCACCCCGCCGCCCACTCAGGATATTTCGGTGGAAGCTGTCAGCGCGGGCACCGTGGACGATTTCGGGAACAACAGCAGCAAGATCATCAAGTTCGGCAGCCGCCCGGCGCTGGTGGTCCGAGACCAGAAGGGCGAGTTCAAGGCATATATCGCCATCTGCACGCACCTGGATTGCACTGTCCAGTACCTGCCGGACGATTCGACTATCTGGTGTGCCTGCCATAACGGCAAGTACAACCTGAACGGGATGAATATCAGCGGCCCGCCGCCGAGCCCACTCACCGCGCTGCAGGTAAACGTGCAGGACGGTGAAGTATTCATTTCCGAGGAGGCCTGA
- a CDS encoding cytochrome bc complex cytochrome b subunit: MSLKKYYDQAYGWVNERIDVDGIISFMRHKEVPASSASIWYYFGGVSMFLFIVQVMTGILLLMYYRPGPDSSYESLRFLVSEVHFGWLVRDIHTWSANLMVFFVFVHMFSVFFLKSYRKPREMTWMSGMALLILTFTFGFSGYLLPWNELSFFATKVGTDMAGSIPVIGEFILRLLRGGSDVTGATLSRFFGLHVAILPGITTMVLALHLFLLQRQGMSKPMSMEHLPPEQQRVMPFLPNFVLRELICWMFALAIINFLAVFFPWELGVKADPFAPAPAGIKPEWYFLFMFQTLKMLPPHIGPLEGELVGLAVFNLGAIAWFFLPLWDKWSGTESPKARLITWMGTGIVAFIVIMTVVGYMVP; the protein is encoded by the coding sequence ATGTCGCTCAAGAAATACTACGACCAGGCCTACGGCTGGGTCAACGAGCGGATCGATGTTGACGGGATAATCAGCTTCATGCGCCATAAGGAAGTCCCCGCCTCCAGCGCATCGATTTGGTACTATTTCGGCGGCGTCAGCATGTTTCTGTTCATCGTCCAGGTGATGACTGGAATCCTGCTGCTGATGTACTACCGTCCCGGGCCGGACAGCAGTTACGAGAGCCTCAGGTTCCTGGTCAGCGAGGTCCATTTCGGCTGGCTGGTGCGCGATATTCATACCTGGAGCGCCAACCTGATGGTGTTCTTCGTGTTCGTGCACATGTTCAGCGTCTTTTTTCTCAAGAGCTACCGCAAGCCACGCGAGATGACCTGGATGAGCGGCATGGCGCTGCTGATCCTCACCTTTACGTTCGGCTTCAGCGGCTACCTCCTGCCCTGGAACGAACTGTCCTTTTTCGCCACCAAGGTGGGCACGGACATGGCCGGCAGCATACCGGTTATCGGCGAGTTCATCCTCCGGCTTCTCCGCGGCGGCTCGGATGTTACCGGCGCAACGTTGAGCAGGTTTTTCGGCCTGCACGTGGCGATCCTGCCCGGTATCACAACCATGGTGCTCGCCTTACACCTGTTCCTGCTTCAGCGCCAGGGAATGAGCAAGCCGATGAGCATGGAACACCTGCCGCCTGAGCAGCAGCGGGTGATGCCGTTCCTGCCGAATTTCGTGCTGCGCGAACTGATATGCTGGATGTTCGCCCTAGCGATTATCAATTTCCTGGCCGTGTTTTTCCCCTGGGAGCTGGGAGTAAAGGCCGACCCATTCGCTCCGGCCCCGGCCGGAATCAAGCCCGAGTGGTATTTCTTGTTCATGTTCCAGACCCTCAAGATGCTCCCGCCCCATATCGGGCCGCTCGAGGGTGAGCTGGTGGGGCTGGCGGTGTTCAACCTGGGGGCGATAGCCTGGTTCTTCCTGCCGCTGTGGGACAAGTGGAGCGGCACCGAATCGCCCAAAGCCAGGCTGATTACCTGGATGGGCACCGGCATCGTGGCCTTTATCGTAATCATGACGGTTGTGGGCTACATGGTACCCTGA
- a CDS encoding helix-turn-helix domain-containing protein, with the protein MGSKKQTKEHLHTLAEIDKLIHEPARLLILSHLYVIEEADFLYLEQQTGLTRGNLSTHLSKLEDGGLVEIEKGYVGKIPRTVVRMKQDGRAAFASYLRQMKNVIDKLSE; encoded by the coding sequence ATGGGCAGTAAAAAACAGACCAAAGAGCATCTGCACACCCTGGCGGAAATCGACAAGCTGATCCACGAGCCGGCGCGGCTGCTGATCCTCTCCCATCTCTATGTGATCGAGGAGGCCGATTTCCTGTACCTGGAGCAGCAGACCGGCCTGACGCGCGGCAATCTCTCCACCCACCTGAGCAAACTCGAGGACGGCGGGCTGGTGGAGATCGAGAAAGGGTACGTCGGCAAAATCCCCAGAACAGTGGTCAGGATGAAGCAGGACGGCCGCGCGGCGTTCGCCTCGTACCTGCGGCAGATGAAAAACGTGATCGACAAGCTGAGCGAATGA
- a CDS encoding T9SS type A sorting domain-containing protein codes for MFPTLSGCIRSRDTFLRVAPLKWRGKMSRKLMLILMTLSLCLLMTSAAFANDAQIKLKGYSDEDVERYELTTQRAAPLSVIGVGQPSYLMSLHEGTYAWSLTAPVGSAAELSGTTDREVYFVVDMVGEYTVTLDYTDGEGAASTATQVINGANYVGITAGNCALCHAEKHTDWLATGHATITERDLDGVTSSHIRESCNSCHTTGYDPDSMAVNGGFDDEALAEGWLYPDSLMVGNYQDLVDNYPATAEMASVQCESCHGPGSEHPSNVTKLSVTKSGELCKYCHDSPSHHPQATQWVTSAHGSDVSPDEHFAGSGSCVGCHTAEGFFEQNIEQVELTAPYTVPNGQSCVVCHDPHKETVEHQLRLAGDYSYLDDETGEPKYKTDGTASQACTVCHHFRNGRDYPGKVPHHSHQTEMLDNMAGWMNPDKTMPASNPHGTLNEKRCVNCHMAEAEGELANIVGGHTFKMHRSAGDTVNTVVMTEDVHLTDACTECHPGIGEDFDYHGVQTKVSLMLNELQVRLPVVRSGRLAGLPAYDSADVLDNYITPDQLTAAFNWYIVDYDGSKGVHNPAMSVALLADALERVLASAECLSCDINGDGKLGIADAVKLILMGAEDNTQACIDRNGDYVYDFNDVLKVLSDMWAGSCGGTMLAATGGVELIHTRMDLSADQIQYVQSVMEQLELTSEQAAAFQVALFGDGSGASSLPKAFTLGQNAPNPFNPSTTIQFAVAEGKAGQVTLKVYDVRGRLVRSLVDGARESGTYTVFWDGTNENGQKVSSGVYFYRMVSGDFTQTRKMVMLK; via the coding sequence ATGTTTCCCACCCTCAGCGGGTGTATTCGCTCCCGCGATACGTTTTTAAGAGTTGCTCCATTAAAATGGAGAGGTAAAATGTCCCGGAAATTGATGCTTATTTTAATGACGCTCAGCTTGTGTCTGTTGATGACATCGGCGGCATTTGCCAACGATGCACAGATCAAGCTGAAGGGTTACTCGGACGAGGACGTGGAGCGCTACGAACTGACGACCCAGCGTGCAGCTCCGTTGTCGGTGATCGGCGTAGGGCAGCCGTCCTACCTGATGAGCCTTCACGAAGGAACCTATGCCTGGAGCCTGACCGCTCCGGTGGGTTCCGCGGCCGAGTTGAGCGGCACCACCGACCGCGAAGTGTATTTCGTGGTTGACATGGTCGGCGAGTACACCGTTACCCTGGATTACACCGATGGCGAGGGTGCGGCAAGCACGGCCACGCAGGTGATCAACGGCGCCAACTATGTCGGTATCACCGCCGGCAACTGCGCACTGTGCCACGCGGAAAAGCACACCGACTGGCTGGCCACCGGCCACGCCACGATCACCGAGCGCGACCTGGACGGCGTGACCAGCAGCCATATCAGGGAGTCGTGTAACAGCTGCCACACAACCGGTTACGATCCCGACTCGATGGCTGTCAACGGCGGCTTCGATGACGAGGCTCTGGCCGAGGGCTGGCTCTATCCCGACAGCCTGATGGTCGGCAACTATCAGGACCTGGTGGACAACTACCCGGCCACGGCCGAGATGGCCAGCGTGCAGTGCGAGTCCTGCCACGGCCCGGGCAGCGAGCACCCGTCCAACGTAACCAAGCTTTCGGTTACCAAGTCCGGCGAGCTGTGTAAATACTGCCACGACTCCCCGAGCCACCATCCACAGGCGACCCAGTGGGTTACCTCTGCGCACGGCAGCGATGTCTCGCCCGATGAGCATTTCGCCGGGAGCGGCTCCTGCGTGGGCTGCCACACCGCCGAGGGATTCTTCGAGCAGAATATCGAGCAGGTAGAACTCACCGCTCCGTACACGGTTCCCAACGGCCAGTCCTGCGTTGTCTGCCACGATCCGCACAAAGAGACCGTGGAACACCAGCTCCGCCTTGCAGGCGATTACAGCTACCTGGACGATGAGACCGGAGAGCCGAAGTACAAGACCGACGGTACCGCGTCACAGGCCTGCACGGTCTGCCATCACTTCCGCAATGGCAGGGACTATCCCGGCAAGGTGCCTCACCATTCGCACCAGACCGAGATGCTGGACAACATGGCCGGTTGGATGAACCCCGACAAGACGATGCCTGCCAGTAATCCTCACGGCACGCTGAATGAAAAGCGCTGCGTCAACTGCCACATGGCTGAAGCCGAAGGTGAATTGGCTAATATCGTTGGCGGGCATACTTTCAAGATGCACCGTTCCGCCGGCGATACGGTTAACACCGTGGTAATGACGGAAGATGTTCACCTCACCGACGCCTGCACCGAGTGCCATCCCGGCATCGGCGAGGATTTCGATTATCACGGCGTGCAGACCAAGGTCAGCCTGATGCTCAACGAGCTGCAGGTAAGACTTCCTGTAGTCCGTAGCGGCCGTCTGGCAGGTCTGCCCGCATACGACAGCGCCGACGTGCTGGACAACTACATCACACCCGATCAGTTGACAGCAGCATTCAACTGGTACATCGTCGACTACGATGGCAGTAAGGGTGTGCACAATCCGGCAATGTCCGTCGCCCTGCTGGCTGACGCTCTCGAGCGCGTGCTCGCCAGTGCCGAGTGCCTGAGCTGCGACATCAACGGCGACGGCAAGCTCGGTATCGCCGACGCTGTCAAGCTGATCCTGATGGGCGCCGAGGACAACACCCAGGCCTGTATCGATCGCAACGGCGACTACGTCTATGACTTCAACGACGTGCTCAAAGTTCTGAGCGATATGTGGGCCGGCTCCTGCGGCGGCACGATGTTGGCCGCGACCGGCGGCGTGGAACTGATCCACACCCGGATGGACCTGAGCGCCGATCAGATCCAGTATGTCCAGAGCGTGATGGAGCAGCTGGAGCTGACAAGCGAGCAGGCAGCGGCCTTCCAGGTCGCACTGTTCGGTGACGGCAGCGGTGCGAGCAGCCTGCCGAAGGCTTTCACTCTCGGCCAGAACGCTCCCAACCCGTTCAACCCGAGCACCACGATCCAGTTCGCGGTGGCCGAGGGCAAGGCCGGCCAGGTTACGTTGAAGGTCTACGACGTGCGCGGCCGCCTGGTCCGCTCCCTGGTGGACGGCGCCAGGGAATCCGGCACCTACACCGTATTCTGGGACGGCACCAACGAGAACGGGCAGAAAGTTTCCAGCGGTGTCTACTTCTACCGCATGGTCTCCGGAGACTTCACCCAGACCCGCAAGATGGTCATGCTGAAGTAA
- a CDS encoding acetylxylan esterase has product MSCSSYIRRLLVSISLAAAVSSTPAPAAAWDRGTVAYGGPRAELAPVLPDSSSHLLGGSVSGPKVGIRISNLTGRRIERAFLYLGITDFSGRGIQDFKLETSLNASGDTVLYVDADGLAGLPGFYDVRALLFNSGQELGELEFSFGYDLTGLDHDYSPPLDFDSFWRATLDSLNAVPPALSTVPDSERSSDEVEVYRISYSSLHGVRVDGWLTLPTAGKGPLAGLAFFPGYSSGRISPATDYSRRGYAAISIQVRGYEVDRESYPENNSRYMTIGCERPESYIYREIVCHCLRAVDLLAARPEVDENRIGVVGGSQGGGLGLLVAGLDPRVAAVVASVPFLTDFERSMTMSGAPFRDLVRYIEQKPGSRDQVMNTVRYFDTVSLAGRIKAPVIVSAGLFDRTCPVPSIYRMYHELGSVDKRIEIYPWLDHLEVGRPFMPVARQWLAAHLPPYGN; this is encoded by the coding sequence ATGTCATGCAGTTCCTACATTCGCCGGCTCCTTGTATCGATAAGCCTGGCGGCCGCTGTTTCCTCGACCCCTGCTCCCGCGGCGGCCTGGGACAGAGGTACGGTCGCCTATGGCGGCCCGCGCGCCGAACTGGCTCCCGTTCTGCCGGATAGTTCCTCTCATCTGCTGGGAGGTTCCGTTTCCGGACCGAAAGTGGGGATCCGGATTTCAAACCTGACCGGCCGGAGGATTGAACGCGCGTTCCTGTATCTCGGGATCACCGATTTCAGCGGCCGCGGAATCCAGGACTTCAAACTGGAAACCAGCCTGAACGCCTCCGGGGATACCGTGCTTTATGTCGATGCGGACGGGCTGGCCGGCTTGCCTGGGTTTTACGACGTTCGCGCGCTGCTGTTCAACAGCGGACAGGAACTGGGGGAGCTGGAGTTCTCGTTCGGCTACGATCTGACCGGCCTTGACCACGACTACTCTCCCCCGCTCGATTTCGACAGCTTCTGGCGGGCCACGCTGGACAGCCTGAACGCAGTGCCCCCGGCACTCAGCACTGTTCCGGACAGCGAACGCAGCAGCGACGAGGTGGAAGTTTACCGGATCAGCTACTCCAGTCTGCATGGGGTCCGGGTAGACGGTTGGCTGACATTGCCGACCGCCGGGAAAGGTCCCCTCGCGGGTCTCGCCTTCTTTCCGGGTTACAGTTCCGGGCGGATCAGTCCGGCGACAGACTACTCACGGCGGGGCTATGCCGCAATCAGCATCCAGGTCCGGGGTTATGAGGTTGACCGGGAAAGCTACCCCGAGAACAACAGCCGTTACATGACTATCGGTTGTGAGCGGCCGGAGAGTTATATTTATCGCGAGATCGTCTGTCACTGCCTGCGGGCGGTCGATTTGCTGGCCGCTCGCCCGGAGGTTGACGAAAACCGGATCGGTGTTGTGGGCGGCAGCCAGGGCGGCGGGCTGGGCCTGCTGGTGGCTGGGCTCGACCCGCGGGTCGCCGCGGTGGTGGCAAGTGTGCCGTTCCTGACCGACTTCGAGCGTTCGATGACGATGAGCGGAGCGCCGTTCCGCGACCTGGTGCGCTATATCGAGCAAAAGCCCGGCAGCCGGGATCAGGTAATGAACACCGTGCGCTATTTCGATACCGTCAGCCTGGCCGGCCGGATCAAGGCCCCGGTGATCGTTTCGGCCGGGCTGTTCGACCGCACCTGCCCGGTGCCTTCAATTTACAGGATGTACCACGAACTTGGCTCGGTGGACAAGCGGATTGAAATCTATCCCTGGCTCGACCACCTCGAGGTCGGACGTCCGTTCATGCCCGTGGCCCGCCAGTGGCTGGCCGCCCATCTGCCGCCTTATGGAAATTGA
- a CDS encoding mechanosensitive ion channel family protein has product MDIPGLDNFLQGRFMGQEIYRYLMAFGVVLASLVARRVFDKVISRTLRRWAEKTSFKYDDILIESLIPPVNALVFSLGIFFAIFSFRLPTDPYDLPRTITQAYHVTLSLIGVWVAYRLCDLIAEVTRSFLARQDEELADHFTPLVRQAIRVTVTLVGGIMIIQNLGYSVTSLVAGLGIGGLAIALAAQDTVANLLGTVVMFTDKPFKIGDWVKFNEVNGFVEAFGFRSVKVRTWSNTLLYVPNKMVTSEIIENCTSMRKRRVKMTVGVQYDSPPKAVSELVRRIEELLKNDEGVNQEYMLVKFTDFGPSSLDIFIYYFTSSTVWAEYLEVRQRINLAIMELVEELGLSFAFPSRTLYFGNRLELSDSRGDLRSGHPGGDS; this is encoded by the coding sequence ATGGACATTCCCGGATTAGATAATTTCCTCCAGGGCCGGTTCATGGGGCAGGAAATCTACCGCTACCTGATGGCCTTCGGCGTGGTGCTGGCCTCGCTGGTGGCCCGCCGCGTGTTCGACAAGGTGATCTCCCGCACCCTGCGTCGCTGGGCGGAAAAAACATCGTTCAAGTACGATGATATCCTGATCGAGTCGCTGATCCCCCCGGTCAACGCGCTGGTGTTCAGCCTGGGTATCTTTTTCGCTATATTCAGTTTCAGGCTGCCGACCGACCCCTACGACTTGCCGCGGACAATCACCCAGGCCTACCATGTCACTCTCTCGCTGATCGGCGTCTGGGTGGCGTATCGCCTCTGCGACCTGATCGCCGAGGTCACCCGCAGTTTCCTGGCCCGGCAGGACGAGGAGCTGGCCGACCATTTCACTCCGCTGGTCCGCCAGGCGATCCGGGTCACGGTGACGCTGGTCGGCGGTATCATGATCATTCAGAACCTGGGCTACTCGGTAACCAGCCTGGTGGCCGGCCTGGGGATCGGCGGCCTGGCGATCGCCCTGGCGGCCCAGGACACGGTGGCCAACCTGCTCGGCACGGTGGTGATGTTTACCGACAAGCCATTCAAGATCGGCGACTGGGTCAAGTTCAACGAGGTTAACGGGTTCGTGGAAGCGTTCGGTTTCCGCAGTGTCAAGGTGCGCACCTGGTCAAATACCCTACTCTATGTCCCGAACAAGATGGTGACCAGCGAGATAATCGAAAACTGCACCAGCATGCGCAAGCGCCGGGTCAAGATGACCGTGGGAGTGCAGTACGACAGCCCGCCGAAGGCGGTGAGCGAGCTGGTGCGGCGGATCGAGGAGCTGCTGAAAAACGACGAGGGCGTGAACCAGGAATACATGCTGGTCAAGTTTACGGATTTCGGACCCAGCTCGCTGGATATCTTCATCTACTATTTCACCTCCAGCACTGTCTGGGCCGAGTACCTGGAGGTCCGCCAGCGGATCAACCTGGCGATCATGGAGCTGGTGGAAGAACTCGGTCTGTCGTTCGCATTCCCCAGCCGGACGCTCTATTTCGGAAACCGGCTTGAACTCAGCGATTCGCGCGGCGACCTCCGCTCCGGCCATCCCGGCGGCGATTCATGA
- a CDS encoding DUF5107 domain-containing protein, protein MKSTTVCRLIVRMFFLSLFSAATAAASPSQVDVYEGTVELPVYEFSGRELQPPLFEHSTVEGTYPYPQFLRPYRPGGPEKRSFRAVFVENEYLKMTVVPELGGRIYSLYDKVNGREVFYKNDVLKWSGANPRRAWLVGNIEITGPYDHHTLTINGEPFWFDRVIRHPDGGASVVLSSIDPFFRMKVNFVARLTPGLAAMEIGVFCYNPHDGRRPYMFWINAGVTVDRDTRFVYPMTRTIGHTTAEVAGWPYYNGVDFSWFKNNRHMLGVFGIDIYDNFLGAYDYGDDYGTFRWADRRVVQGMKTWTWGAGERAGHVAANYTDNAGPYIEIQSGRNVWDGHYEWLRPHTWEGWREWWFPVAGIGGMTTTTVDLSLNLQVEPDPGGRNSEVKIGLCVRREIPSARISVTAARGEILSVTADLSPARPFGKTVNNLRADSAGLSRMQVTVTDAAGDTVFSWNRPDLSPGGRDYTIFTEQLERPTRNPGEMTLEELVLDAETKIKEMHTQSAVSQLRRALETDPGYTRAHLNLGLVHYERGRPDSALAHLRQVLDRDPYNDEASYYTALSLFEQGDTARAERYLYYIARPDKYYSQREYLLGRLAWHRGEFETAAGHLRESVRANGYNLSARNLLAMVFTELGRGGDARRELEAVLEIDPTSRWAVAELSRLAGGDSLEARLAESLGGQAQEALELAAVYRALGLHERAIEVLRMVEDGRREVWGTPPVYYYTLASSCRALGRFSEAGEYFARGRTSGGNLDRFPFRRESLRPLNEAIAHDPSDPVARFQLGCLLYFLERREDAIFQWEQGLRSNPGDFSLQRSLGMAYYENGYGIEPAAEHLERAIELNPDHVRTFTDLGFLYSREGQFDRQLTLLRRALERAPGDDRIIEGLIATNLVAGELAAAESLFTSHKFEQRHRDYSLRDKFRWLQYGFAAREFERGGYDDALEHLRQAQFPPSNLGVDDFQFQSAPRLHYYRGLVLEAAGRDSEAREAFQQSSTGWDQLAVDRDSWNSRNYYMALSLEKLGETAGSERILASMKVFASSQLEYHRRDHRSDAHYLLALVHKREGNSAEAARLLREAVRIMPDNLGPRFELRRDVPDPLPE, encoded by the coding sequence ATGAAGTCAACAACCGTATGCCGATTGATCGTTCGGATGTTTTTCCTTTCACTGTTTTCAGCAGCCACGGCAGCCGCATCGCCAAGCCAGGTAGATGTTTACGAGGGCACTGTGGAGCTGCCGGTCTACGAGTTCAGCGGACGGGAACTCCAACCCCCGCTCTTCGAGCACTCCACTGTCGAGGGCACCTATCCCTATCCGCAGTTCCTGCGTCCCTACCGGCCGGGAGGCCCTGAAAAACGGAGTTTCCGGGCTGTCTTTGTCGAGAACGAATACCTTAAAATGACAGTCGTTCCCGAGCTCGGCGGCCGGATCTATTCGCTCTACGACAAGGTAAACGGGCGCGAGGTGTTTTACAAGAACGACGTGCTCAAGTGGAGCGGGGCCAACCCCCGCAGGGCCTGGCTGGTGGGCAATATCGAGATTACCGGCCCGTACGATCACCATACCCTCACGATCAACGGCGAGCCGTTCTGGTTCGACCGCGTCATCCGTCACCCGGACGGCGGCGCATCGGTGGTGCTCAGCAGTATCGACCCGTTCTTCCGGATGAAGGTTAATTTCGTGGCGCGTCTGACACCGGGGCTGGCGGCGATGGAGATCGGCGTGTTCTGCTACAACCCCCACGACGGGCGGCGGCCGTACATGTTCTGGATCAACGCCGGCGTTACTGTCGACCGGGACACGCGATTCGTCTATCCGATGACCCGCACGATCGGACACACCACCGCCGAGGTGGCCGGCTGGCCCTACTACAACGGGGTCGATTTCAGCTGGTTCAAAAACAACCGGCACATGCTCGGCGTGTTCGGCATCGATATCTACGACAATTTCCTCGGCGCCTACGACTACGGCGACGATTACGGAACATTCCGCTGGGCCGACAGACGCGTGGTGCAGGGGATGAAAACCTGGACCTGGGGCGCCGGCGAACGCGCCGGCCATGTCGCCGCCAACTACACCGACAACGCCGGGCCCTATATCGAGATACAGAGCGGGCGCAACGTATGGGACGGTCACTACGAGTGGCTGCGGCCCCATACCTGGGAGGGCTGGCGCGAGTGGTGGTTCCCCGTGGCCGGGATCGGCGGGATGACCACCACGACCGTGGACCTGTCTCTCAACCTGCAAGTCGAACCGGACCCCGGGGGCAGGAACAGCGAGGTCAAGATCGGCTTGTGCGTCCGCCGCGAGATTCCATCAGCACGCATTTCAGTCACTGCCGCCCGCGGAGAAATCCTCAGCGTCACCGCGGACCTCTCTCCCGCCAGGCCGTTCGGGAAGACAGTCAACAATCTCCGGGCCGACAGCGCGGGCCTGTCGCGAATGCAGGTAACTGTTACCGATGCGGCGGGCGACACTGTCTTCAGCTGGAACCGCCCGGATCTCAGCCCCGGCGGCAGGGATTATACTATTTTCACCGAACAGCTCGAGCGGCCGACCAGGAACCCCGGAGAGATGACGCTCGAGGAACTGGTCCTGGACGCCGAGACCAAGATCAAGGAAATGCACACCCAGTCCGCTGTCTCGCAGCTCCGTCGGGCGCTCGAAACCGATCCCGGCTACACCCGCGCGCATCTCAACCTCGGTCTGGTCCACTACGAGCGCGGCAGACCAGACAGCGCGCTGGCGCATCTGCGGCAGGTGCTTGACCGCGACCCGTACAATGACGAGGCCTCCTACTACACCGCGCTTTCGCTCTTCGAGCAGGGAGACACGGCCCGGGCTGAGCGCTACCTCTATTATATCGCCCGGCCGGATAAATACTATTCACAGCGCGAGTACCTGCTGGGCCGGCTGGCCTGGCACAGGGGAGAGTTCGAAACGGCCGCCGGGCACCTCCGCGAATCCGTCCGGGCCAACGGCTATAACCTCAGCGCCCGCAACCTGCTGGCGATGGTCTTCACAGAACTCGGCCGCGGCGGCGACGCCCGGCGGGAACTGGAAGCTGTGCTGGAGATAGACCCCACCAGCCGCTGGGCTGTGGCCGAACTGTCGCGCCTGGCGGGCGGGGATTCGCTCGAGGCCAGGCTGGCGGAATCTCTCGGCGGGCAGGCGCAGGAGGCGCTGGAGCTGGCGGCTGTCTATCGCGCTCTGGGACTGCACGAACGGGCAATCGAGGTCCTGCGGATGGTGGAGGACGGCCGGCGCGAGGTCTGGGGTACGCCGCCGGTGTACTACTATACGCTGGCGTCGAGCTGCCGGGCGCTGGGACGGTTTAGCGAGGCGGGCGAGTATTTCGCCCGTGGCCGGACCTCCGGCGGCAATCTCGACCGCTTCCCGTTCCGCCGCGAGAGCCTGCGGCCGCTGAACGAGGCGATTGCCCACGACCCCTCCGACCCCGTGGCCCGCTTCCAGCTGGGCTGCCTGCTCTACTTTCTGGAACGCCGTGAGGATGCGATATTCCAGTGGGAACAGGGCCTGAGGAGCAACCCCGGCGATTTCAGCCTCCAGCGCAGCCTGGGGATGGCCTACTATGAAAACGGTTACGGGATCGAGCCGGCGGCCGAGCATCTGGAGCGGGCGATCGAGCTGAACCCGGACCACGTACGCACGTTTACCGACCTCGGTTTCCTCTATAGCCGCGAGGGCCAGTTCGACCGTCAGCTCACCCTGCTGCGGCGCGCGCTGGAGCGCGCGCCGGGGGATGACCGGATTATCGAGGGGCTGATCGCGACCAACCTGGTCGCCGGCGAGCTGGCCGCCGCCGAAAGCCTGTTCACCAGCCACAAGTTCGAACAGCGCCACCGTGACTATTCCCTGCGCGACAAGTTCCGCTGGCTGCAGTACGGGTTCGCCGCCCGCGAGTTCGAGCGGGGCGGGTACGACGATGCCCTGGAACATCTGCGGCAGGCGCAGTTCCCGCCGAGCAACCTGGGTGTGGATGATTTCCAGTTCCAGAGCGCCCCGCGCCTGCACTACTACCGCGGACTGGTGCTGGAAGCGGCCGGCCGGGACAGCGAGGCCCGCGAGGCATTCCAGCAGAGTTCCACCGGCTGGGACCAGCTCGCCGTCGACCGCGACAGCTGGAACAGCAGGAACTACTACATGGCCCTGAGCCTGGAGAAACTGGGTGAAACCGCCGGGTCGGAGAGAATCCTGGCCTCGATGAAAGTGTTTGCTTCCAGCCAGCTCGAGTACCACCGGCGCGACCATCGCTCCGACGCCCACTACCTGCTGGCCCTGGTGCACAAACGCGAGGGAAACTCGGCAGAAGCCGCGCGGCTGCTGCGAGAGGCGGTGCGGATCATGCCCGATAATCTCGGCCCGCGTTTCGAGCTGCGCCGCGATGTTCCCGATCCGCTGCCGGAGTGA
- a CDS encoding methylated-DNA--[protein]-cysteine S-methyltransferase, with the protein MAARISICAINSPLGKLHLAGSGGALAGIEFSGPKTADSREALHRRLRKRFGAEVEIVEEAGPLNGVISWLEDYFADPTAAGTYRGPLDFGGTDFQKLVWMQLLKIPAGRTRTYREVALRIGRPAAVRAVGSACGANPVPIVVPCHRVVASDGIGGFGGGLELKRRMLAAEGVKIDN; encoded by the coding sequence ATGGCAGCCCGGATCAGCATCTGCGCAATCAACAGCCCACTTGGCAAACTGCACCTGGCCGGCAGCGGCGGCGCTCTGGCGGGAATTGAATTTTCGGGGCCGAAAACCGCCGATTCCCGCGAGGCCCTGCACCGGCGCTTGCGCAAGCGTTTCGGCGCCGAGGTCGAGATAGTCGAGGAGGCGGGGCCGTTGAACGGGGTAATCAGTTGGCTGGAAGACTATTTCGCCGACCCAACCGCCGCCGGCACCTACCGCGGACCGCTCGATTTCGGCGGGACTGATTTCCAGAAACTGGTCTGGATGCAGCTGCTGAAAATTCCCGCTGGCCGGACGCGGACATACAGGGAAGTTGCGCTGAGGATCGGCCGGCCGGCAGCAGTCAGGGCTGTCGGCTCAGCCTGCGGGGCCAACCCGGTACCGATCGTGGTCCCCTGCCACCGGGTGGTGGCCAGTGATGGGATCGGGGGATTCGGCGGTGGGCTGGAACTGAAACGCAGGATGCTGGCGGCCGAGGGAGTAAAGATCGACAATTAA